A window from Chlamydia gallinacea 08-1274/3 encodes these proteins:
- a CDS encoding ATP-dependent Clp protease ATP-binding subunit, with product MDKISDAVSEALEKAFELAKSLKNPYVNENHFLKCLLENTEALFYIIIKDIQSNPKLLISAVDEALNLEPKIVDGSSLPKPSPGLQSLILDAKHIAKDLGDEYLSGDHVLLAFWNSSKEPFSSWKKTIKMSLEDVKNLIIKLRRGHRMDSPSSDTSLHGLEKFCKNLTVLAKEGKLDPVIGRDEEIRRTIQVLSRRTKNNPMLIGEPGVGKTAIAEGLALRIIQGDVPDSLKGKQLYVLDMGGLIAGAKYRGEFEERLKSVLKDVEASENESILFIDEVHTLVGAGATDGAMDAANLLKPALARGTLHCIGATTLNEYQKYIEKDAALERRFQPIFVTEPSLEDAVFILRGLREKYEIFHGVRITEGALNAAVLLSYRYIADRFLPDKAIDLIDEAASLIRMQIGSLPLPIDEKERELAALIVKQQAIHREKAPAYQEEAAAIQVSIDKLEEELKILRAQWDEEKKLIAGLKEKKNSLENMKFSEEEAERVADYNRVAELRYSLIPALEEEIRQDEAALNQRDNRLLQEEVDERLIAQVVANWTGIPVQKMLEGEAEKLLALEESLEERVVGQPFAIAAVCDSIRAARVGLSDPQRPLGVFLFLGPTGVGKTELAKALADLLFNKEEAMIRFDMTEYMEKHSVAKLIGSPPGYVGYEEGGSLSEAIRRRPYSVVLFDEIEKADKEVFNILLQIFDEGILTDSKKRKVNCKNSLFIMTSNIGSHELAEYCSKKGSDINKDKVLSVVSPILKKYFTPEFINRIDDILPFVPLSTEDIVKIVGIQMRRVAQRMAERRVTLTWDDSVTLYLSEQGYDSTFGARPLKRLIQQKIVTLLSKALLKGDILPDTSIELTMSKDVLVFKQIEAQS from the coding sequence ATGGATAAGATCTCTGATGCTGTAAGTGAAGCTCTTGAAAAGGCTTTTGAACTTGCTAAGTCGTTAAAAAATCCTTATGTAAATGAAAATCATTTTCTAAAATGTCTGTTAGAAAACACAGAAGCACTATTTTATATAATTATTAAGGATATACAGAGTAATCCCAAATTGCTAATTTCTGCGGTAGATGAGGCTTTGAATCTCGAGCCCAAAATTGTAGATGGAAGTTCTTTACCCAAGCCATCTCCTGGATTGCAGAGTTTAATTTTAGATGCTAAGCATATTGCTAAAGACTTAGGGGATGAATACCTATCCGGAGACCATGTACTTCTGGCTTTTTGGAATTCTAGTAAGGAGCCTTTTTCTTCATGGAAAAAGACTATAAAAATGTCTTTGGAAGATGTGAAAAATTTAATTATTAAATTACGTCGTGGCCATCGTATGGATTCTCCGAGCTCTGATACCAGTTTACATGGTTTAGAAAAATTTTGTAAGAACCTAACAGTACTCGCTAAAGAAGGAAAATTAGATCCTGTCATCGGTAGGGATGAGGAAATTCGTCGTACAATTCAAGTTTTATCGCGTAGGACAAAAAATAACCCTATGCTTATTGGGGAGCCTGGAGTAGGGAAAACAGCAATTGCTGAAGGATTAGCTCTTCGCATTATTCAGGGAGATGTGCCTGATAGTTTAAAAGGAAAGCAGCTATATGTTTTAGATATGGGAGGGTTAATTGCAGGGGCTAAGTATCGCGGAGAATTCGAAGAGAGACTGAAAAGTGTTCTTAAAGATGTTGAAGCTTCTGAAAACGAAAGTATTTTATTTATTGATGAGGTGCATACTCTTGTTGGTGCTGGAGCTACCGATGGGGCAATGGATGCTGCGAATTTATTGAAGCCCGCCTTAGCTCGAGGAACCCTTCATTGTATAGGGGCAACGACTTTAAATGAATATCAAAAGTATATTGAAAAGGATGCAGCGTTAGAAAGGCGTTTCCAGCCAATTTTTGTTACAGAGCCTTCTTTGGAAGATGCGGTATTTATTTTACGTGGCTTACGAGAGAAATATGAGATTTTCCATGGCGTGCGTATTACAGAGGGGGCGTTAAACGCTGCAGTATTGCTTTCCTATCGTTATATTGCTGATCGATTTCTTCCTGATAAGGCGATTGATTTAATAGATGAAGCGGCAAGTTTAATTCGTATGCAAATAGGAAGTCTACCTTTACCTATCGATGAAAAAGAGCGTGAGCTTGCAGCATTGATAGTGAAGCAGCAAGCCATTCATCGTGAAAAAGCTCCAGCATATCAGGAAGAGGCGGCTGCTATACAAGTTTCTATAGATAAGCTTGAAGAGGAACTAAAAATACTACGTGCTCAATGGGATGAAGAAAAAAAACTTATTGCTGGTCTTAAAGAGAAGAAAAATTCTTTAGAAAATATGAAATTTTCAGAAGAAGAAGCAGAGCGTGTGGCTGATTATAATCGGGTAGCGGAGCTACGTTATAGCTTAATCCCTGCTCTTGAAGAGGAAATTCGTCAAGATGAGGCAGCTTTAAATCAAAGAGATAACCGTCTTCTTCAAGAAGAAGTTGATGAACGTTTGATTGCTCAAGTCGTAGCGAATTGGACAGGAATTCCTGTGCAAAAAATGTTAGAAGGCGAAGCAGAAAAACTTTTAGCTTTAGAGGAATCTTTAGAAGAGCGCGTTGTCGGACAACCCTTTGCTATTGCTGCTGTTTGTGATTCTATTCGTGCCGCACGTGTAGGCCTGAGTGATCCTCAACGTCCCTTAGGGGTATTTTTATTTTTAGGTCCTACAGGAGTAGGAAAAACAGAGTTAGCCAAAGCACTTGCGGATCTTTTATTTAATAAAGAAGAAGCAATGATACGTTTTGATATGACAGAATATATGGAAAAGCATTCTGTAGCCAAGTTAATTGGATCGCCTCCAGGTTATGTAGGTTACGAAGAAGGGGGAAGTCTGTCTGAAGCTATCAGGCGTCGCCCTTATTCTGTTGTGCTCTTTGATGAAATTGAAAAAGCAGATAAAGAAGTCTTTAATATTCTTTTGCAAATTTTTGATGAGGGAATTCTCACAGATAGTAAAAAACGGAAAGTCAATTGTAAAAACTCCTTATTCATTATGACTTCAAATATTGGTTCTCATGAGCTTGCAGAATACTGTAGTAAGAAAGGGAGTGATATTAATAAAGACAAGGTCTTATCTGTAGTATCTCCTATTTTAAAAAAATATTTCACTCCAGAGTTCATTAATCGTATTGATGACATTTTGCCTTTTGTACCTTTAAGTACGGAAGATATTGTAAAAATTGTGGGTATACAAATGCGTAGAGTGGCTCAGCGAATGGCAGAAAGACGTGTCACATTAACATGGGATGATTCTGTAACTTTATATTTAAGTGAACAAGGCTATGACAGCACTTTTGGAGCCCGTCCCCTGAAACGCTTGATTCAGCAAAAAATTGTTACTCTTTTATCTAAGGCCTTGCTTAAGGGAGACATTCTTCCAGATACTTCTATTGAGCTTACGATGTCTAAGGATGTATTGGTATTTAAACAAATAGAAGCGCAATCATAA
- a CDS encoding MlaE family ABC transporter permease, with translation MERKKHSHLFRVLSVFPLELGRWLRFTVSVMESFSLRQRLLHSVSIQGYAIGVTSLPVVMLTGAVTGIVLALQSYYQLGVHGLSCAIGFFVVKSTLVEIGPVLTALALSGRVGGAISAFLGTVRMTEQVSAMETLGVNPLAYFALPRIIAGVISMPALVIAAVWSGIFCGYLLCRYAFHISFQVYLYMVSGHVFMSDVLMVVIKSVIFGFIITSLACYQGLGKHSRITDVAKITTAGVVTSYVSILFVNCFITTIFHVFGY, from the coding sequence ATGGAGAGAAAAAAACACTCACATCTTTTTCGTGTGCTTTCTGTATTCCCATTAGAATTAGGTAGATGGCTGCGGTTCACTGTTTCTGTCATGGAGAGTTTTTCCCTTCGGCAGAGGTTATTGCATTCTGTTAGTATTCAGGGGTATGCGATAGGCGTGACTTCTTTACCTGTAGTTATGCTTACAGGAGCGGTTACAGGTATTGTTTTAGCGTTACAATCCTATTATCAATTGGGAGTCCACGGCTTGTCCTGTGCTATTGGGTTTTTTGTTGTTAAAAGTACTTTAGTAGAAATAGGCCCTGTTCTTACGGCTCTTGCTCTTTCTGGAAGAGTAGGTGGAGCAATTTCAGCATTTTTAGGCACCGTACGTATGACAGAGCAAGTCAGTGCTATGGAAACCTTAGGGGTGAATCCCCTAGCTTATTTTGCTTTGCCACGAATCATTGCTGGGGTGATTTCTATGCCAGCTCTGGTCATTGCCGCAGTATGGTCGGGAATTTTCTGTGGCTACTTATTGTGCAGGTACGCCTTTCATATTTCTTTTCAAGTGTATTTGTATATGGTGTCAGGACATGTATTCATGTCAGATGTTCTTATGGTAGTGATTAAGTCAGTAATCTTTGGATTTATTATCACTTCATTAGCTTGCTACCAAGGCTTAGGGAAGCATTCTCGTATTACGGATGTGGCTAAAATCACTACTGCTGGAGTAGTAACTTCTTATGTTTCTATTTTATTTGTAAATTGCTTCATTACTACGATATTTCATGTGTTTGGTTATTAG
- a CDS encoding MlaD family protein: MSEEDRKSLYFGFFLCIGIIGLFSVMFFFPKNQGDSKQEIRVAFTHLSGVSKGMNVCLAGKCIGSVVKVQDILDKRVYGDEGQLYCYELVLKIDSSVALYQDDIFAMYSPKVIGESIINIIPGAERKEKQRLGSTDLVYGRNIDPMEKLIQFIDKADKAINQLENETLRISSQLSTLLDIENEFSLVKQMHLITEAIHKSAEGITQCLDNERVQRIDRLMEDCRDIAAMMKEYGLLYQYNAQWKKQQRLKDK, from the coding sequence ATGTCTGAAGAAGATCGTAAATCCTTATACTTTGGATTTTTCCTATGCATAGGAATCATAGGGCTATTTTCGGTTATGTTCTTTTTCCCGAAGAATCAAGGGGATAGTAAACAAGAAATTCGCGTGGCTTTCACTCATTTAAGTGGTGTAAGTAAGGGAATGAATGTATGCTTAGCAGGAAAGTGTATTGGTTCTGTGGTTAAAGTACAGGATATTCTCGATAAGCGTGTTTATGGAGATGAGGGGCAATTATATTGTTATGAGCTAGTATTAAAAATTGATTCTAGTGTTGCTTTATATCAAGATGATATTTTTGCTATGTATTCTCCTAAGGTTATAGGAGAATCGATTATTAATATTATTCCGGGGGCAGAGAGAAAAGAGAAGCAACGCTTGGGGTCCACAGATCTTGTGTATGGAAGGAATATTGATCCCATGGAGAAGTTAATTCAATTTATTGATAAGGCGGACAAGGCAATCAATCAATTGGAAAATGAAACCCTACGTATTTCTTCTCAATTATCTACATTATTGGATATAGAAAACGAGTTTTCATTAGTGAAGCAAATGCATTTAATTACTGAGGCAATACATAAAAGTGCTGAAGGTATTACCCAGTGTTTGGATAATGAACGAGTACAGCGCATTGATAGGCTTATGGAAGATTGTAGAGATATTGCAGCTATGATGAAAGAGTATGGTTTGTTATATCAGTATAATGCACAATGGAAAAAGCAACAAAGATTAAAAGATAAATAA
- the hemL gene encoding glutamate-1-semialdehyde 2,1-aminomutase, which produces MPVVNTMTVTYSEACRYFPGGVNSPVRSCRTVGVVPPIVSRASRDVFIDSLGQEYIDFCGSWGSLIHGHSHPQIIEAITHYAPLGTSFGLTSEREVAFASTLFSILGCKEHKIRFVSSGTEATMTAVRLACGVTSRSVIIKFLGGYHGHADVLLSGTCISEETLSSLNSIIDTYRSVHSSLPLTLLLPYNDLFLFQEVMDRIGDHIACVICEPVCANMGVVLPIPGFLEGIVSTCRKFSSLSIIDEVVTGFRLGLHGACGEFSLVPDITVYGKILGGGMAVAALVGHHKILDHLQPVGNVFQAGTLSGNPIAMAAGKASIELCSFPGFYETLHTCASVFFRPVEEEIRSRGFPVSLVSAGSMFTFFFRETPPRNFSEVQQSDFLKFGRFYRQVFSRGVYLSPSPLEASFLSSVHSQENLAYTQNVLIDSLSDCF; this is translated from the coding sequence ATGCCGGTTGTGAATACGATGACGGTAACATATTCTGAAGCTTGTAGGTATTTTCCTGGGGGAGTGAACTCTCCTGTACGTTCTTGTCGTACTGTAGGCGTTGTTCCTCCGATTGTTTCTAGGGCTTCTCGTGATGTTTTTATTGATAGTTTGGGTCAGGAGTATATTGACTTTTGTGGTTCTTGGGGCTCTTTGATTCATGGGCACAGCCATCCACAGATTATAGAAGCGATTACTCATTATGCTCCTTTAGGAACTTCTTTTGGCCTTACGTCAGAACGTGAAGTGGCTTTTGCTTCGACATTATTTTCCATTTTAGGTTGTAAAGAGCATAAAATCCGTTTTGTTTCCTCTGGGACAGAGGCAACAATGACTGCGGTGCGTCTTGCCTGTGGGGTAACATCAAGGTCCGTGATTATCAAGTTTTTAGGAGGATATCATGGTCATGCGGATGTGCTATTATCGGGAACATGTATTAGTGAAGAAACTCTTTCTTCTTTAAATTCTATCATAGATACGTATAGGTCAGTTCACTCCTCTCTTCCTTTGACATTACTTCTGCCTTATAATGACCTCTTCTTGTTTCAGGAGGTTATGGATCGTATTGGAGACCATATTGCTTGTGTGATTTGTGAGCCTGTTTGTGCAAATATGGGGGTAGTTCTTCCTATACCAGGATTTCTGGAAGGTATAGTATCGACGTGCCGGAAGTTTTCTTCTTTATCTATTATTGATGAAGTTGTCACAGGGTTTCGTTTAGGATTGCATGGCGCTTGTGGAGAGTTTTCTCTAGTTCCTGATATTACTGTGTATGGGAAGATCCTTGGTGGTGGCATGGCGGTAGCTGCCTTAGTGGGGCATCATAAAATTTTGGATCATTTGCAGCCTGTAGGTAATGTTTTCCAGGCCGGGACATTATCGGGAAATCCCATAGCTATGGCTGCAGGAAAGGCTTCCATAGAATTATGTAGTTTCCCAGGATTTTATGAGACACTACATACCTGTGCTTCTGTGTTTTTTCGCCCCGTAGAGGAAGAGATTCGTTCGAGAGGCTTTCCTGTATCTTTAGTGTCTGCGGGCTCGATGTTTACGTTTTTCTTTCGTGAGACTCCTCCGAGGAATTTTAGTGAAGTTCAACAAAGTGATTTTTTGAAATTTGGAAGGTTTTATCGTCAGGTATTTTCCCGGGGGGTATATTTATCTCCTTCGCCTTTAGAAGCCAGCTTCTTATCTTCTGTCCATAGTCAGGAAAATCTTGCCTATACGCAAAATGTTCTTATTGATAGTTTAAGTGATTGTTTTTGA
- a CDS encoding YqgE/AlgH family protein, protein MKIPYAILEKGSLLLASPDTDQGVFSRSVILLCEHSLNGSFGLILNKTLELEISSDVFSIDRVDQDNVRFCMGGPLQANQMMLLHSCSEIPEQTLEICPSVYLGGDLAFLQDVASSEGGARVYLCFGYSGWQAGQLEREFLDGNWFLAPASYDYVFTDDPENLWSQILKDLGGRYASLATVPENLFLN, encoded by the coding sequence ATGAAAATTCCTTATGCGATTTTAGAAAAAGGCTCTTTACTTCTTGCCTCCCCAGATACGGATCAAGGGGTTTTTTCTCGTAGTGTGATTTTATTATGTGAGCATAGTTTAAACGGATCTTTCGGTTTAATTTTGAATAAAACATTAGAATTAGAAATTTCTAGTGATGTTTTTTCTATTGATAGGGTGGATCAGGATAATGTGCGTTTTTGTATGGGAGGCCCTTTGCAAGCGAACCAAATGATGTTATTGCATTCTTGCTCAGAGATTCCTGAGCAGACTCTGGAAATTTGTCCTTCGGTATATTTGGGTGGCGATTTAGCCTTTTTGCAAGATGTGGCTTCTAGTGAAGGGGGGGCCCGTGTGTATTTATGTTTTGGATATAGTGGTTGGCAGGCAGGGCAGTTAGAGAGGGAATTTTTAGATGGTAATTGGTTCTTAGCACCTGCTAGTTATGACTACGTATTTACCGATGATCCAGAGAATCTTTGGTCTCAGATTTTAAAGGATCTTGGTGGACGCTATGCTTCATTAGCTACGGTTCCGGAAAATCTTTTTTTAAATTAA
- a CDS encoding ABC transporter ATP-binding protein, which produces MKKPWIVVDNIDKSYCDSEGQKYQVLHSVSLQVFPDEFLVILGKSGTGKSVLLRHIMGLEIPDSGEVRYAEALTYKGRLKELTIGMVFQGGALFDFLSVRDNVAFGLHSYNERYQEFSCQEIEDKVNQALANVGLAYAADFLPNKLSGGMVKRVALARSLVYSPKLVLYDEPTAGLDPITSREMTLLIARVRKEQGIGGIIITHDITLALALADRIAIHDQGTIAHVYTREEFIQTENPLAKQFLSIQ; this is translated from the coding sequence GTGAAAAAGCCTTGGATTGTTGTAGACAACATTGATAAAAGTTATTGTGATTCTGAGGGGCAGAAGTACCAAGTATTGCATAGCGTCTCTTTGCAGGTATTTCCAGATGAATTTTTAGTGATTTTAGGGAAATCAGGAACAGGGAAAAGCGTTTTGCTTCGTCATATTATGGGTTTAGAGATTCCTGACTCTGGGGAGGTGCGGTATGCTGAAGCTTTGACATACAAGGGGCGTTTAAAAGAATTAACGATTGGTATGGTATTTCAGGGAGGAGCTCTTTTTGATTTTCTTTCTGTACGGGATAATGTTGCTTTTGGTCTTCATTCTTATAATGAACGATATCAAGAGTTCTCGTGTCAAGAGATAGAGGATAAGGTAAATCAGGCCTTAGCTAATGTGGGCTTGGCTTACGCTGCGGATTTCCTGCCTAATAAACTTTCTGGGGGTATGGTCAAGCGTGTTGCTTTAGCACGTTCTCTAGTTTATTCTCCAAAGCTTGTTCTTTATGATGAACCCACTGCAGGTTTGGATCCCATCACGAGTCGAGAAATGACTTTGTTAATTGCTCGCGTACGTAAAGAACAGGGAATTGGGGGGATTATTATTACTCATGATATTACATTAGCTCTTGCTCTTGCTGATCGCATTGCTATTCATGATCAGGGAACGATAGCACATGTCTATACTCGAGAGGAGTTTATTCAAACAGAGAATCCTTTAGCTAAGCAATTTTTATCTATACAGTAG